Proteins from one uncultured Anaeromusa sp. genomic window:
- the aroF gene encoding 3-deoxy-7-phosphoheptulonate synthase → MLTQRKTGQVTTIVRVGNARIGGAQPAVMAGPCAVESREQLLAAARLVKAGGAQMLRGGAFKPRTSPYAFQGLEEQGLQLLAEAREETGLAIVTEVMEAAAVPLVASYADMLQVGARNMQNFALLKTLGKAGKPVLLKRGLSATIEEWLYAAEYILEAGNNQVVLCERGIRTFETYTRNTLDLGAVAAVKGLSHLPVIVDPSHGTGRRELVHSMTLAALAAGADGALIEVHPCPEEALCDGPQSLPPMEYLELMDDVRFFGRLHKRGRRGLEKAV, encoded by the coding sequence ATGTTGACACAAAGAAAAACAGGACAAGTAACCACCATCGTGCGCGTAGGAAACGCTCGCATTGGCGGCGCTCAGCCAGCGGTTATGGCGGGACCCTGCGCCGTGGAATCAAGAGAGCAGTTGCTGGCGGCAGCTCGTTTGGTTAAGGCTGGCGGCGCGCAGATGCTGCGCGGCGGCGCGTTTAAACCGCGCACATCTCCCTATGCGTTTCAAGGGTTAGAAGAGCAAGGGCTGCAGCTATTGGCTGAAGCCCGAGAAGAAACCGGCTTAGCGATAGTTACGGAAGTTATGGAGGCGGCGGCAGTGCCGTTAGTGGCTTCCTATGCGGACATGCTGCAGGTGGGGGCGCGCAATATGCAGAACTTTGCCCTTTTAAAGACGCTGGGCAAGGCTGGCAAGCCGGTGCTGCTGAAGCGAGGGCTATCGGCAACCATTGAAGAATGGCTTTACGCGGCGGAATATATTTTGGAAGCCGGCAACAATCAAGTCGTCCTTTGCGAGAGGGGCATCCGCACCTTTGAGACGTATACGCGCAATACCCTGGACTTGGGAGCGGTGGCGGCCGTTAAAGGGCTGAGTCATCTGCCTGTGATTGTCGACCCCAGCCATGGAACCGGACGGCGAGAGCTTGTGCACTCTATGACGCTGGCGGCGCTGGCGGCTGGAGCGGATGGCGCGCTGATTGAAGTACATCCTTGCCCGGAGGAGGCGTTGTGCGATGGACCGCAGTCTTTGCCGCCTATGGAGTATCTGGAGCTGATGGATGATGTGCGCTTTTTCGGCAGGCTTCATAAACGAGGCCGCCGCGGCCTGGAGAAAGCAGTATAA
- the trpD gene encoding anthranilate phosphoribosyltransferase: MFKELLQRVVAGEDLNRQQAQEAMRAIMSGEVGETALAAFLTALRMKQETPEEVAGFAAAMRQLAQPLQVEGGTLDTCGTGGDGAGTFNISTTVAFVLAGAGVKVAKHGNRGISSKSGSADVLQALGVEVELAPAAVAKCIEETGIGFLFAPQFHLAMRHAAKTRRELGFRTVFNLLGPLTNPAGAEYQLLGVYQRSLTRVVGEALAALGTKRAMVVHSLDGLDELSTAAPNQVTEVVGGKVTSYLLDAADLGFAPAKIEDYSGGTPAENAAITEAILRGEKGPKQDVVLLNAAAALLVTGKAETMQEGVEMGRRILESGAALAKLEELRRVSQKVKELSA, encoded by the coding sequence ATGTTTAAAGAACTGTTGCAACGTGTAGTAGCCGGAGAAGATTTGAATCGTCAACAAGCGCAGGAAGCCATGCGGGCTATTATGAGCGGCGAGGTGGGAGAAACAGCGTTGGCTGCTTTTCTGACGGCCCTGCGCATGAAGCAGGAAACGCCCGAAGAAGTTGCCGGCTTTGCGGCGGCTATGCGGCAATTGGCGCAGCCGCTGCAGGTGGAGGGCGGTACGCTGGACACCTGCGGCACCGGCGGAGATGGCGCAGGAACTTTCAATATATCGACGACGGTGGCCTTTGTTTTGGCTGGGGCTGGCGTGAAAGTAGCTAAACATGGCAATCGCGGCATTTCCAGTAAGAGCGGCAGCGCCGATGTGCTGCAGGCCTTGGGGGTGGAAGTGGAATTGGCTCCGGCAGCGGTGGCTAAGTGTATAGAAGAAACCGGCATTGGCTTTTTGTTTGCGCCGCAGTTCCATCTGGCGATGCGCCATGCGGCCAAGACGAGGCGAGAACTTGGTTTTCGCACCGTATTTAATCTCCTGGGGCCTTTGACCAATCCTGCCGGGGCGGAATATCAACTGCTGGGAGTGTACCAGCGCTCTTTGACCCGAGTGGTTGGCGAAGCGTTGGCGGCGTTGGGAACTAAGCGTGCAATGGTGGTGCATAGCTTAGACGGCTTGGACGAGCTTTCGACAGCGGCGCCGAATCAAGTGACGGAAGTGGTGGGCGGTAAAGTAACCTCGTATTTACTGGACGCGGCAGATTTAGGATTTGCTCCGGCCAAGATAGAAGATTACAGCGGTGGTACGCCGGCAGAAAACGCGGCCATTACGGAAGCCATTCTGAGAGGCGAAAAAGGGCCAAAGCAGGATGTGGTACTCCTGAACGCGGCGGCGGCCCTATTGGTGACCGGCAAAGCGGAAACGATGCAAGAAGGTGTTGAGATGGGACGGCGTATCTTGGAATCGGGAGCTGCCTTGGCTAAGCTGGAAGAATTGCGTCGAGTCAGTCAAAAGGTTAAGGAGCTTTCGGCATGA
- a CDS encoding indole-3-glycerol phosphate synthase TrpC, whose product MLNHIVENKRLVVAEAKRKRPLRREDIKTKGGFRLRQAIAEKEWSLIAECKLASPAKGRLTTRHSVVELAKLYEQNGAAALSVHTDAHFLGRLEDIAAVKAATSLPVLRKEFIVDEYQLYETALAGADGVLLIAAVLQAEELKRYQEIAEDLGLDCLVEVHGAAELPAALAAQAPLLGINNRDLTTFHTDVEHTFQLLPQCAGRLVISESGIKNGAAARLLRQAGVRGILVGEGLVVADDVAAMTREMALME is encoded by the coding sequence TTGCTGAACCATATTGTGGAGAACAAACGCCTGGTAGTGGCCGAAGCGAAACGTAAACGGCCATTACGGCGTGAGGATATAAAAACCAAAGGCGGCTTTCGTTTACGTCAGGCGATTGCGGAGAAAGAGTGGTCGCTGATTGCCGAGTGCAAGCTGGCTTCGCCGGCTAAGGGGCGGTTGACGACGCGTCATAGTGTGGTGGAATTGGCGAAGCTTTATGAGCAAAACGGCGCGGCGGCTCTTTCAGTCCATACAGATGCGCATTTTTTAGGCCGCTTAGAAGATATTGCGGCAGTCAAAGCCGCCACTTCGCTGCCGGTGCTGCGCAAAGAATTCATTGTTGATGAGTATCAACTCTATGAAACAGCTTTGGCTGGGGCTGACGGCGTGCTTTTGATTGCGGCGGTGCTGCAAGCGGAGGAATTAAAACGGTATCAAGAGATTGCGGAAGACTTGGGCCTGGATTGCCTGGTAGAAGTGCACGGAGCAGCAGAACTACCAGCGGCTTTGGCAGCGCAGGCGCCGCTTTTAGGCATTAATAATCGGGATTTAACGACCTTTCACACCGATGTGGAGCATACCTTTCAACTGTTGCCGCAGTGCGCTGGGCGCTTAGTTATCAGCGAAAGCGGCATCAAAAATGGCGCGGCTGCCAGACTGTTGCGCCAGGCTGGCGTAAGAGGAATTCTAGTGGGCGAGGGGTTAGTAGTGGCGGACGATGTGGCAGCCATGACCCGGGAAATGGCTTTGATGGAATAA
- the ltrA gene encoding group II intron reverse transcriptase/maturase produces the protein MRREQKTTKVGCRCEGMLETESNSGVQSIATLETAEKDGAEDLLEQILHRDNLNEAYKRVVKNGGAPGIDGMTVGEMLPYLKEHKEELLRSLRGGWYKPKPVRRVQIPKPDGGTRNLGVPTVIDRMIQQAIAQVLTPIFEEKFSDSSYGFRPGRSAHQAIKKTEEYYKQGYVKVVDIDLTQYFDTVNHDILIEQVKKVIQDRAVINLIRKFLKSGVMFNGLVSATTEGTPQGGNLSPLLSNLYLTAFDRMLEERGHKFVRYADDCNIYVKSQRAAKRVMAGCKDYLEKKLKLKVNEAKSKAGSPLRLKFLGFSMYKVTKSIGIRPHAKAMNRFKGRLRQLTSRKQANSVSDILSKLKRYTTGWLGYYSIAAMSFKMKELNEWLRRRIRQIFWKQWKKPSARYENLKRLGIDKSKAREWANSRRGYWRVARSWILSRSLTNEYLVSSGYDDIAERYEVLHSSY, from the coding sequence ATGCGAAGAGAGCAGAAAACGACTAAGGTCGGCTGCCGCTGCGAGGGTATGTTGGAAACAGAGAGTAACAGCGGAGTGCAGAGTATTGCCACACTGGAAACCGCAGAGAAAGACGGTGCAGAAGACCTGCTTGAACAGATACTGCATAGAGATAACCTAAACGAAGCCTACAAGCGGGTAGTGAAAAACGGCGGAGCTCCTGGCATTGACGGCATGACGGTGGGCGAAATGCTGCCGTATCTGAAGGAACACAAAGAAGAACTTTTAAGGAGCCTGCGCGGAGGCTGGTACAAGCCCAAACCGGTCAGAAGGGTGCAAATCCCGAAGCCGGATGGAGGAACAAGAAATCTCGGCGTACCCACCGTAATCGACCGAATGATTCAACAGGCGATAGCGCAGGTATTGACACCAATATTTGAAGAGAAATTTAGCGACAGCAGCTACGGATTCAGACCAGGACGTAGTGCGCATCAGGCGATTAAGAAGACGGAAGAATACTACAAGCAAGGCTATGTGAAAGTAGTTGACATAGACCTCACGCAGTATTTTGACACGGTCAACCATGACATCCTAATCGAACAAGTAAAGAAAGTCATACAAGACCGAGCCGTTATCAATTTGATACGCAAATTTCTCAAGAGTGGAGTCATGTTCAATGGGCTGGTTAGTGCGACGACGGAAGGAACGCCGCAAGGCGGGAACCTGTCGCCACTGCTGTCGAACCTCTATCTAACGGCGTTTGACCGAATGCTGGAAGAGCGCGGGCACAAATTTGTCCGTTATGCAGACGACTGCAACATATACGTCAAAAGCCAGCGAGCAGCCAAACGCGTGATGGCCGGTTGCAAAGATTATCTCGAAAAGAAACTGAAACTCAAGGTGAACGAAGCCAAAAGCAAAGCTGGAAGCCCGCTAAGACTAAAGTTTCTAGGTTTCTCTATGTACAAAGTAACCAAAAGCATAGGGATACGCCCTCATGCCAAAGCGATGAACAGGTTTAAAGGACGATTGAGGCAATTGACAAGCCGAAAGCAAGCTAATTCAGTTTCTGACATTCTAAGTAAGTTGAAACGGTATACGACAGGCTGGCTTGGGTACTATTCGATAGCAGCCATGAGTTTCAAGATGAAAGAACTGAACGAATGGCTGCGAAGAAGAATCCGGCAAATCTTCTGGAAGCAATGGAAGAAGCCGTCTGCCAGATATGAAAACCTAAAACGTCTTGGCATCGACAAGTCGAAAGCAAGGGAGTGGGCAAATTCCCGACGAGGCTATTGGCGAGTTGCCAGGAGCTGGATTTTAAGCAGGTCATTAACAAACGAATACCTCGTATCGAGTGGTTATGATGACATAGCCGAACGATACGAGGTACTGCACTCAAGTTATTGA
- the ftsZ gene encoding cell division protein FtsZ encodes MIGFDETMLNFAKIKVAGVGGGGSNAVNRMMDMGLAADFIVMNTDAQAVQSSPANQRLQLGDKVTKGLGAGANPGVGEQAALESRADILKALDGADMVFVTAGMGGGTGTGAAPIVAQCAREVGALTVGVVTYPFSFEGKRRMVKAEQGVAKLREHVDTLITISNDRLLKIASRQTSLLDAFCMADDVLKQGVHSIAGLISKPAMINLDFADVQSVMSSSGQAFMGIGMGKGEDRAMDAMQKAMHSPLLGISVEGARAVLVNVTGSQDMSLLEVNEAVGILTDAVDEDANIIFGADIDETMGDDVRITIIATRFGAEAGPAASVKAPEAKTDFSLSGGMEIPQFMRRG; translated from the coding sequence ATGATCGGTTTTGACGAAACAATGCTGAACTTCGCAAAAATAAAGGTGGCTGGCGTCGGAGGCGGCGGCAGCAATGCAGTCAACCGCATGATGGATATGGGGTTGGCCGCTGACTTTATTGTGATGAATACCGACGCTCAGGCGGTGCAATCTTCGCCTGCTAATCAGCGTCTGCAGCTAGGCGATAAGGTGACTAAGGGACTTGGAGCGGGCGCTAATCCGGGCGTTGGCGAACAGGCTGCATTAGAAAGCAGGGCGGATATTCTTAAAGCGCTGGATGGAGCAGATATGGTTTTTGTTACGGCCGGCATGGGCGGTGGTACGGGAACAGGGGCAGCGCCGATCGTTGCGCAGTGCGCCAGAGAAGTAGGCGCATTGACCGTAGGGGTTGTAACCTACCCGTTTTCTTTTGAAGGAAAACGGCGTATGGTCAAGGCGGAACAAGGCGTAGCGAAGTTGCGTGAACATGTGGATACATTGATTACGATTTCTAATGATCGATTGTTAAAAATTGCTTCGCGTCAAACCAGCTTGCTGGATGCGTTCTGCATGGCTGATGACGTCTTGAAGCAGGGCGTGCACAGCATTGCGGGTTTGATCTCCAAGCCGGCGATGATCAATTTGGACTTTGCCGACGTGCAGTCGGTCATGTCCTCTTCCGGCCAGGCGTTTATGGGCATTGGCATGGGCAAAGGCGAAGATCGGGCGATGGATGCTATGCAAAAAGCGATGCATAGTCCTCTTTTGGGGATCTCTGTCGAAGGCGCACGGGCGGTATTGGTTAATGTGACTGGCAGCCAGGATATGAGCTTGCTCGAAGTGAATGAAGCTGTAGGGATATTGACGGATGCGGTAGACGAAGACGCTAATATCATCTTTGGCGCTGATATCGATGAGACGATGGGCGATGACGTGCGGATTACGATTATTGCGACTCGTTTTGGTGCAGAAGCTGGTCCGGCTGCGTCGGTAAAAGCGCCTGAAGCAAAAACGGACTTTAGTTTGTCCGGAGGAATGGAAATTCCTCAATTTATGCGCCGAGGTTAA
- the sfsA gene encoding DNA/RNA nuclease SfsA: MNSLSFFAPTKQGVFLRRPNRFVAECLLEGKTVRAHMPNPGRMRELLFPGVTMWLAEGNEAKRTTAYSVVAVERDNQPVVLETLASNRIARELLTRRAVPGWEDWQVAAAEVKEGAHRFDFLLENSKGETMLLEVKSCTLFGETGAMFPDAVTARGSSHVRTLTELAQNGRRCGVLFIVHAAQTQWFLPEYHTDPVFAAALAAARPYVDIRAMSISWKPGFILDAAKKLDIPWNVYEQEGADGGVYMAFLEVTADCRLQIGSLGEREFRAGYYVYVGSAARGLEARVARHGRLRKKMHWHFDYLRQAALWKGALPIRTQERLECSLAKAVRELAAGEIAGFGASDCHCGSHLFYFEQEPQKQKSFQAMFQRFRIDRLQGILKK; encoded by the coding sequence ATGAATTCACTTTCTTTTTTTGCACCGACTAAGCAAGGGGTATTTTTGCGTCGTCCCAATCGGTTTGTAGCGGAATGTTTGCTGGAAGGCAAGACGGTGCGGGCGCATATGCCCAATCCAGGGCGCATGAGGGAGCTGCTTTTTCCTGGCGTAACCATGTGGCTGGCAGAAGGAAACGAAGCGAAACGAACTACCGCTTATTCGGTAGTGGCGGTGGAGAGGGACAATCAGCCGGTGGTTTTGGAAACGCTGGCTTCCAATCGGATTGCTCGGGAACTGTTGACGCGCCGAGCTGTTCCTGGCTGGGAAGACTGGCAGGTAGCAGCGGCGGAAGTCAAGGAAGGAGCGCACCGCTTTGATTTTCTGTTAGAGAATAGCAAGGGTGAAACCATGCTGCTGGAAGTGAAATCCTGCACTCTTTTTGGAGAAACTGGAGCCATGTTTCCCGATGCGGTGACGGCTCGAGGCAGCAGCCATGTACGGACGTTGACTGAGTTGGCTCAAAATGGGCGGCGCTGCGGGGTATTGTTTATCGTCCATGCTGCGCAGACCCAATGGTTTTTGCCGGAATACCATACAGATCCTGTTTTCGCCGCGGCCCTGGCGGCAGCAAGACCGTACGTGGATATTCGAGCCATGAGTATTTCATGGAAGCCTGGGTTTATTCTAGACGCTGCGAAAAAATTGGATATTCCTTGGAATGTATATGAGCAGGAAGGCGCCGATGGCGGCGTATATATGGCTTTTTTAGAAGTAACTGCCGATTGCAGGCTGCAGATTGGCTCTTTGGGAGAGCGTGAGTTTCGGGCAGGCTATTATGTTTATGTTGGCTCTGCGGCGAGAGGCTTGGAGGCTCGCGTTGCCAGACATGGGCGGCTGCGCAAAAAGATGCATTGGCATTTTGATTATTTGCGGCAAGCCGCGCTTTGGAAAGGGGCGCTGCCCATTCGTACCCAAGAACGGCTGGAATGCTCTTTGGCCAAAGCAGTGCGTGAGCTGGCGGCAGGAGAGATTGCAGGCTTTGGCGCCTCAGACTGTCATTGCGGGAGCCATTTGTTTTATTTTGAGCAGGAACCGCAGAAACAAAAAAGTTTTCAAGCTATGTTTCAGCGATTTCGCATAGATCGGCTGCAGGGGATTCTAAAAAAATGA
- a CDS encoding aminodeoxychorismate/anthranilate synthase component II encodes MWTLIDNYDSFTYNLYQALCKLGAEVRVVRNDVMTAAQAGEGSEGIILSPGPGTPADAGICAEAVRLFAGKVPILGVCLGHQTIGEVFGAKVVRAPQPIHGKVSKIRHNAKGMFAGMPQGLEVGRYHSLVLEASSIPDCLEVTATTEDGLIMAVQHKNYAVTGIQFHPESILTPQGEALLQKFLESHGTVRSAAAGKEQQLG; translated from the coding sequence ATGTGGACGCTGATTGATAACTATGATTCCTTTACGTACAATCTGTACCAGGCGCTGTGTAAATTGGGCGCTGAGGTGCGGGTAGTGCGCAATGATGTAATGACGGCCGCTCAGGCTGGCGAGGGCAGCGAAGGAATTATTCTTTCGCCTGGCCCGGGAACGCCGGCGGATGCCGGTATCTGCGCCGAAGCGGTGCGGCTTTTTGCAGGAAAAGTGCCGATTTTAGGCGTATGCCTGGGGCATCAGACAATCGGTGAGGTTTTTGGCGCTAAAGTAGTGCGGGCGCCGCAGCCCATTCACGGCAAGGTCAGTAAAATTCGGCATAACGCGAAGGGGATGTTCGCGGGTATGCCCCAAGGCTTAGAAGTAGGCCGCTACCATTCCTTAGTGCTGGAAGCCTCGTCCATACCGGACTGCTTGGAAGTGACGGCCACGACGGAAGACGGGTTGATTATGGCGGTGCAGCATAAGAACTATGCGGTTACAGGCATTCAGTTTCATCCGGAATCTATTTTGACGCCCCAAGGCGAAGCCTTATTGCAGAAGTTTTTAGAAAGCCACGGGACCGTACGAAGTGCAGCTGCCGGAAAAGAGCAGCAACTAGGATAA
- a CDS encoding phosphoribosylanthranilate isomerase, with translation MKIKICGLRRPEEADVVRACGGDYLGAVFALSPRQVDVLQAQSLFAAAGSVGRVGVFQNAPLAQVQEIAQACQLDLVQLHGEENEAYARAVGRPVLRSVPVTPGETLAKALLQRSGYAGLLLDTKLPGQSGGTGKTFAWAELQALRREAKSPLWVAGGLTTANVTEAIQLLRPDGVDVSGGVESSRGVKDCAAIAAFIAAARQAEEEYLAEPYCGEQTPGSGRSET, from the coding sequence ATGAAAATCAAAATCTGCGGTTTGCGACGTCCCGAAGAGGCGGATGTGGTTCGCGCCTGCGGCGGTGATTATCTTGGCGCTGTATTTGCACTAAGCCCTCGACAGGTAGACGTGTTGCAAGCGCAGTCCCTTTTTGCGGCAGCGGGAAGCGTGGGGCGAGTCGGGGTTTTTCAAAACGCACCGTTGGCTCAGGTGCAAGAAATTGCGCAGGCCTGTCAGTTGGATTTAGTTCAACTGCACGGCGAAGAAAACGAAGCCTATGCTCGTGCGGTGGGGAGGCCGGTACTGCGCAGTGTTCCTGTAACTCCTGGCGAGACGTTGGCGAAGGCATTGCTGCAGCGCAGCGGCTATGCCGGCTTGCTGCTGGATACGAAATTACCGGGGCAAAGCGGCGGTACGGGAAAGACCTTTGCTTGGGCAGAGCTGCAGGCGTTGCGGCGGGAAGCCAAGTCGCCGCTCTGGGTAGCGGGAGGTTTGACCACGGCGAACGTGACGGAAGCCATTCAACTCTTGCGGCCGGACGGCGTGGACGTGTCCGGCGGCGTAGAGAGCAGTAGGGGAGTAAAAGATTGCGCGGCGATAGCGGCTTTCATTGCTGCGGCGCGTCAAGCGGAGGAGGAGTATCTTGCTGAACCATATTGTGGAGAACAAACGCCTGGTAGTGGCCGAAGCGAAACGTAA
- a CDS encoding anthranilate synthase component I family protein: protein MNKMMSEAEFCELAGQYDYVPVHVLLPGDRETPISLYEKLVGDGQGFLLESAEANRTFGRYSFLGFHPEWRLTGRAKETVVETQQGEEILALPPLEALREVLGRCRVPDIAGLPPLRGGFVGYLAFEGVTTWERVRGMNVPDDMVLLEAFFCRDMAVLDHLTHSVALITWSRGGSELAEAYEQACSRLETMQAALNAPGKELQQTLPGVALTREAKAETFLEGVRKVKEHIVAGDTFQTVLSLPFHRPQRCHPFQLYRRLRRVNPSPYMFYLQFGRKQLVGASPEMLVRVEDDRVSTYPIAGTRRRGADRREDAALEAELVADPKERAEHAMLVDLGRNDLGRVSTPGTVEVTRLMQVEYFSHVMHMVSEVQGKLAADKDAIAALQACFPAGTVSGAPKVRAMEIIAELEEEPRGVYAGAVGYFDFRGSMDTCIAIRTMVVEDGIVTVRAGAGLVADSTPEGELEEVRHKAEALLRVLREVERDVDAD from the coding sequence ATGAACAAGATGATGAGCGAGGCGGAGTTTTGCGAGCTGGCCGGGCAGTACGATTACGTGCCTGTACATGTATTGCTGCCGGGAGACCGGGAAACGCCGATCTCTTTATATGAAAAATTGGTTGGCGACGGCCAAGGCTTCTTGCTGGAAAGCGCGGAAGCCAACCGTACTTTCGGACGGTATTCCTTTTTAGGGTTTCACCCGGAATGGCGCTTGACCGGCCGAGCCAAGGAAACAGTAGTGGAGACGCAGCAGGGCGAGGAGATCCTTGCCTTGCCGCCGCTAGAGGCGCTGCGCGAAGTACTGGGACGCTGCCGCGTGCCTGATATTGCGGGACTTCCTCCGCTGCGAGGCGGCTTTGTTGGCTACTTAGCCTTCGAAGGCGTAACGACGTGGGAACGGGTGAGGGGCATGAACGTGCCTGACGATATGGTGCTGCTGGAAGCATTCTTTTGCCGGGATATGGCTGTGCTGGATCATTTGACTCATTCGGTGGCTCTGATTACCTGGAGCCGCGGCGGCAGCGAACTGGCGGAAGCTTATGAGCAGGCTTGCTCGCGTCTGGAGACCATGCAGGCGGCGCTGAATGCACCTGGGAAAGAGCTGCAGCAGACTTTGCCAGGCGTAGCGCTGACTCGCGAAGCCAAGGCGGAAACCTTTCTGGAAGGAGTGCGCAAGGTCAAGGAGCATATTGTCGCGGGCGATACCTTTCAGACGGTATTGTCCCTGCCGTTTCACCGGCCGCAGCGCTGTCATCCCTTTCAGTTGTATCGCCGCTTGCGGCGAGTGAATCCTTCGCCGTACATGTTTTATCTGCAGTTTGGCCGTAAACAGCTTGTAGGCGCTTCGCCGGAGATGCTGGTGCGGGTGGAAGACGATAGGGTGAGCACCTATCCGATTGCAGGTACAAGACGCCGCGGCGCAGACCGCCGGGAAGATGCGGCGCTGGAAGCGGAGCTTGTAGCCGATCCTAAAGAGCGGGCGGAGCACGCCATGCTTGTCGATTTGGGACGCAATGATCTGGGGCGCGTAAGCACGCCAGGAACGGTAGAAGTGACCCGGCTGATGCAAGTGGAGTATTTTTCCCATGTTATGCATATGGTGTCGGAAGTCCAAGGCAAACTGGCGGCGGATAAAGACGCCATTGCGGCTTTGCAGGCTTGTTTTCCCGCCGGTACGGTCAGCGGCGCGCCGAAGGTGCGGGCCATGGAGATCATTGCCGAGCTGGAAGAAGAGCCGCGAGGCGTTTACGCTGGGGCGGTAGGATATTTTGACTTCCGCGGTTCTATGGATACTTGCATTGCCATTCGCACCATGGTAGTGGAGGATGGCATTGTAACGGTACGGGCCGGTGCTGGCCTTGTAGCTGACTCGACGCCGGAAGGCGAGCTGGAAGAAGTGCGGCACAAGGCGGAAGCCTTGTTGCGGGTGCTAAGGGAGGTGGAGCGCGATGTGGACGCTGATTGA